ATTGAATCACGGTGCATGGGTACGGTGCTGGAGTCGACAAGCTTGCCATCGTCGATTGACGAGTTGTGCCTGGATTTTCTCAGTCCGTATCCGTTCAATCGGACGCCGGGGAAACCTCGGACGTGGCTCAGCCTCGACACGTTCATTCAGTCCATTCTGCGGCGACTCTCACGGCTGTTTGGGCGGGACATTACCGCAGCGTATAACTCGACGGCATCATGTCAACTGCTACCGTACTACTGGCGCTATACGGAAATCAGACACGCCTCCAAAACCCAGCCGGGCCATACACAACTCATAAATGGATGTGTGGGCCGCCTGTATGTGAAAGGCGCCGTGACCGATGTGCTGCCGATAATCCTCCTCGCCAGTGAATTGCACGCCGGCACAAAGATCCCTTATTCGCACGGCTACTTCCAGCTTCGCTGCCCCTCTCCCCCGTACTTCCAACAGATGCTGGGAGACCGACGCCGGCTGGTGACTGTCGTTCGTGAAGTAGTTGAAAGACATGACGACGCGGCCGCAGCCCTCGCCGAATCTGAAGGCTTGCCGATTGATGAGTATGCGGTCGCGGAGAAGCTGGCAAATGAACTTGTGAACGGGCGCTACACGCCCACTCCCTCGACGGCGTTTTCCGTGCAGACGCACAGTCACAACAGCCGAACGGTGGAAAGACTTCACCCCCGTGATCTCATTGTCCAGCAGCACCTGTTCAGGTTGATTTCTCCCGTGCTCGATGCCGCTTTTGAAGACGAGTCGATCGGTTATCGACGCGGTCTTTCACGACAGCACGCCGCCGAACGGATCACTCGAGCGATCGCCGACGGACACAGCTTCGCTCTTCGAGCCGACATTTCCGACTTCTTCCCGTCAGTTGATCATGATCGATTGATTGGGTTGATAGACTCCTGCATCCCCTCGGGCGATTCCGAAATGCGCCGATTGCTTCAGTCTTCCATTGCCATGCCGTATGTGCTGAACGGCGACCTTCACGCCCGCAAGCAGGGGCTCGCCCAGGGAAGCCCGCTGTCCCCCGTGCTTGCAAACCTCTACCTTGACTCGTTTGATGAAGCCATCAAGCAGGCTGACGCCAGATTCATTCGATACGCCGACGATTTTCTCATCCTGACAAAGTCCCGAGATGACGCCGAAGCTGTCCTGTCCCGGGCAGAAGCGATACTCGCGGACCTGGGACTGACACTTTCCGGCTCAAAAACACTGATTACCGACGTTCGCGACGGTTTCGAGTTCCTTGGTATGCGCTTTGACGAACAAGAAGCGGTTACACCCGCTTCGAACATCGTGCAG
This sequence is a window from Candidatus Zixiibacteriota bacterium. Protein-coding genes within it:
- the cas1 gene encoding CRISPR-associated endonuclease Cas1, whose product is MLNTLNWHRVSASMLVVRRIQMAKAHLFSMIQAIVKSTNSVLGDSSDIHVLFHVRDVRHTIQVDVGSRFVVDFLFADVPQEYISRWRDGLHALLSDPVHGRNLKLLALGEIESRCMGTVLESTSLPSSIDELCLDFLSPYPFNRTPGKPRTWLSLDTFIQSILRRLSRLFGRDITAAYNSTASCQLLPYYWRYTEIRHASKTQPGHTQLINGCVGRLYVKGAVTDVLPIILLASELHAGTKIPYSHGYFQLRCPSPPYFQQMLGDRRRLVTVVREVVERHDDAAAALAESEGLPIDEYAVAEKLANELVNGRYTPTPSTAFSVQTHSHNSRTVERLHPRDLIVQQHLFRLISPVLDAAFEDESIGYRRGLSRQHAAERITRAIADGHSFALRADISDFFPSVDHDRLIGLIDSCIPSGDSEMRRLLQSSIAMPYVLNGDLHARKQGLAQGSPLSPVLANLYLDSFDEAIKQADARFIRYADDFLILTKSRDDAEAVLSRAEAILADLGLTLSGSKTLITDVRDGFEFLGMRFDEQEAVTPASNIVQAYRKPLYVTEPDLFLSLSGDSVNVCRGRTILESFPIRRISEIIVLERTGFSTALITRCVDENIPFTIALNTGYFITTIKPDSRRYYNISSRHTAKYASLTDTEQLAVAKEFAANKVLNYIPVYQQRYEMGDGEFIRRLTEFAEQIRSAAHIDEVRGCEGAAAREALAQFGRRIHNPAFRFLKRQRRNPDRINSMLNFGYYMLFSRVNATVRAVGLNPYLGFLHSPLNDYESLVCDIEELFRSRIDRLILRLLNLKMIKESDFRETARGCYLTRDGIHKYIKAFETEMQQKSGRERLSLAQNIYAQTIVVKNWVLDVSGLTFYRWES